In Rhinolophus ferrumequinum isolate MPI-CBG mRhiFer1 chromosome 18, mRhiFer1_v1.p, whole genome shotgun sequence, a genomic segment contains:
- the SHD gene encoding SH2 domain-containing adapter protein D isoform X2 produces the protein MAKWLRDYLSFGGRRPPPQPPTPDYTESDILRAYREQKNLDFEDPYEDADSRQEPDPAGPGDSKYDSPKHRLIKVEAAEMAKAKVLLGGAGEESEVDTEYSDPFDAQPHPPPPDDGYMEPYDAQRVVSELPGRAVQLYDTPYEEQDGEPGDGPLSGQRPRQSRLPQEDERPADEYDQPWEWKKDHISKAFAVQFDSPEWERTSGSAKELRKPPPRSPQPAERVDPDLPLEKQPWFHGPLSRADAENLLSLCKEGSYLVRLSETSPQDCSLSLSSRPLPVQGAEHLALLYPVVTQSPCPGNSAPCPGP, from the exons ATGGCCAAGTGGCTACGGGACTACCTGAGCTTTGGCGGTCGGAGGCCCCCTCCGCAGCCGCCCACCCCCGACTACACGGAAAGCGACATCCTGCGGGCCTACCGGGAACAGAAGAATCTGGACTTCGAGGACCCCTATGAGGACGCAGACAGCCGCCAGGAGCCAGACCCCGCGGGCCCCGGGGACTCAAAGTATGACTCTCCCAAGCACCGGCTCATCAAGGTGGAGGCAGCGGAGATGGCCAAAGCCAAGGTCCTGCTGGGCGGTGCTGGGGAAGAG TCAGAAGTTGACACTGAGTACTCAGACCCCTTTGATGCCCAGCCTCATCCGCCACCCCCAGATGACGGCTACATGGAGCCTTATGATGCCCAGCGGGTTGTGAGTG AACTGCCAGGCAGGGCAGTGCAGCTGTATGACACTCCCTATGAGGAACAGGACGGGGAGCCTGGAGATGGGCCTCTTTCAGGGCAGAGGCCTCGACAGAGCCGGCTGCCCCAAGAGGATGAACGACCAGCGGATGAATATGACCAGCCCTGGGAGTGGAAGAAAGATCACATATCCAAGGCATTTGCAG TGCAGTTTGACAGTCCTGAGTGGGAAAGGACCTCAGGCTCAGCCAAGGAGCTCCGAAAACCCCCTCCCAGAAGTCCCCAACCTGCAGAGCGTGTGGATCCGGACTTGCCTCTGGAGAAACAGCC GTGGTTTCACGGCCCCCTGAGCCGGGCGGATGCTGAGAACCTCCTCTCACTCTGCAAGGAAGGCAGCTACCTCGTGCGGCTCAGCGAGACCAGTCCCCAAGACTGCTCCTTGTCCCTCAG CTCACGTCCACTGCCCGTGCAGGGCGCTGAGCATCTGGCCCTGCTGTACCCAGTGGTCACACAGAGTCCCTGCCCTGGAAACTCCGCCCCCTGCCCAGGGCCCTGA
- the SHD gene encoding SH2 domain-containing adapter protein D isoform X1, translating to MAKWLRDYLSFGGRRPPPQPPTPDYTESDILRAYREQKNLDFEDPYEDADSRQEPDPAGPGDSKYDSPKHRLIKVEAAEMAKAKVLLGGAGEESEVDTEYSDPFDAQPHPPPPDDGYMEPYDAQRVVSELPGRAVQLYDTPYEEQDGEPGDGPLSGQRPRQSRLPQEDERPADEYDQPWEWKKDHISKAFAVQFDSPEWERTSGSAKELRKPPPRSPQPAERVDPDLPLEKQPWFHGPLSRADAENLLSLCKEGSYLVRLSETSPQDCSLSLRSSQGFLHLKFARMRDNQLVLGQHSGPFASVPELVLHYSSRPLPVQGAEHLALLYPVVTQSPCPGNSAPCPGP from the exons ATGGCCAAGTGGCTACGGGACTACCTGAGCTTTGGCGGTCGGAGGCCCCCTCCGCAGCCGCCCACCCCCGACTACACGGAAAGCGACATCCTGCGGGCCTACCGGGAACAGAAGAATCTGGACTTCGAGGACCCCTATGAGGACGCAGACAGCCGCCAGGAGCCAGACCCCGCGGGCCCCGGGGACTCAAAGTATGACTCTCCCAAGCACCGGCTCATCAAGGTGGAGGCAGCGGAGATGGCCAAAGCCAAGGTCCTGCTGGGCGGTGCTGGGGAAGAG TCAGAAGTTGACACTGAGTACTCAGACCCCTTTGATGCCCAGCCTCATCCGCCACCCCCAGATGACGGCTACATGGAGCCTTATGATGCCCAGCGGGTTGTGAGTG AACTGCCAGGCAGGGCAGTGCAGCTGTATGACACTCCCTATGAGGAACAGGACGGGGAGCCTGGAGATGGGCCTCTTTCAGGGCAGAGGCCTCGACAGAGCCGGCTGCCCCAAGAGGATGAACGACCAGCGGATGAATATGACCAGCCCTGGGAGTGGAAGAAAGATCACATATCCAAGGCATTTGCAG TGCAGTTTGACAGTCCTGAGTGGGAAAGGACCTCAGGCTCAGCCAAGGAGCTCCGAAAACCCCCTCCCAGAAGTCCCCAACCTGCAGAGCGTGTGGATCCGGACTTGCCTCTGGAGAAACAGCC GTGGTTTCACGGCCCCCTGAGCCGGGCGGATGCTGAGAACCTCCTCTCACTCTGCAAGGAAGGCAGCTACCTCGTGCGGCTCAGCGAGACCAGTCCCCAAGACTGCTCCTTGTCCCTCAG AAGCAGCCAGGGCTTCCTGCATCTGAAGTTCGCACGGATGCGAGACAACCAGTTGGTGCTGGGTCAGCACAGCGGCCCCTTCGCCAGCGTGCCTGAGCTGGTGCTCCATTACAGCTCACGTCCACTGCCCGTGCAGGGCGCTGAGCATCTGGCCCTGCTGTACCCAGTGGTCACACAGAGTCCCTGCCCTGGAAACTCCGCCCCCTGCCCAGGGCCCTGA